In a genomic window of uncultured Flavobacterium sp.:
- a CDS encoding SusC/RagA family TonB-linked outer membrane protein gives MKLKFNGFLVLLLVLMAQLSFAQERTVSGTVSDNAGMPLPGVSVLVKGTKSGTQTDFDGKFSIKASTSQVLVFSYIGMKTQEIAASSSVVNVKLGDAAQELEGVVVTTALGVKREKKSLGYSSQLVTAEQVNSSPTNNFLNNLSGKVAGLEIKANSNFGGSTNIVLRGVKSITGNNQALIVIDGVAVSNANLNDQDSQNGRQGFDFGNAASDIDPNNIESINVLKGAAATALYGSQASNGAIMITTKKGKKNSALGVSVSSTVSVGSIDKTTMPTYQTKYGEGYGGEDSSYPADVFGNPNGLVASTGDDASYGNKFDPSIMVYQWNAFVLGNPNYGKATPWVAAKNNPTSFFQKSTTYTNNVNLSGGDEKGAYNLGFTNSNNTGVLPNSLLNKNSLNGNFSRDLSDKLTSTAFFTFTNQNTTGRNNTGYGDNFIGGFRQWWAVNNDIKELEQEYNRTHQNVTWNMTDPTNGNLAPAFWNNPYFDRYQNYEQDSRTRFLAGTSLSYDINKDFTVLGRATIDYSNDQQELRKAVGSHAETFGISGANDGSGYSLYKRDFMQQTYDFIATYNFHITEDIGAKALAGYTFLRSDAYSIQASTTGGLAKEGLYSLDNSNVFLPAKESQITYEKSGLYGQLSLDYKKFLFVEGSYRLDKSTALPQENNNYSYYSIGSSLIFSELVQADWLSLGKVRINYAQVGNDPAAGRLGAKTNNYGLEGNPLFGNSNTYLDFANLKPEIQKAWEAGLEMGMFKNRLNFDLSLYKTNTENQIFNVPQSTSTGVNYATVNAGEIENKGIEVALSGKPVKTQNFTWDIGVNWSTNKNTVVSLNQGRDNLLLATFQGGASLNATVGESYGTLRGTDYTYDANGNRVIDANGFYVLNKNQVVGNTQAKWIGGISNRVTYKNLSFNFLIDMKKGGDIFSLDQAYGRETGIYDLGVNDLGNSVRNPLTSGNDSGGVILPGVHADGTANTTRIDASTSGGTAFSSDTNPTKAYVYDGSFVKLREVGLTYSLPSKILDKMNIKGMSFSVIGNNLWIIDKNLPYADPEAGSSAGNIQGFQSGVMPATKVYSFNVKLNF, from the coding sequence ATGAAACTAAAGTTCAATGGATTCTTAGTACTACTATTAGTGCTAATGGCGCAGTTAAGTTTTGCGCAAGAAAGAACCGTTTCAGGTACAGTTTCCGATAATGCAGGAATGCCTTTGCCAGGCGTGAGCGTATTAGTAAAAGGAACTAAGTCTGGGACACAAACTGATTTTGACGGAAAGTTCTCTATCAAAGCATCAACAAGCCAGGTACTGGTATTTAGCTACATTGGGATGAAAACCCAAGAAATAGCCGCAAGCTCATCAGTAGTGAATGTAAAACTAGGTGATGCAGCACAAGAACTTGAAGGCGTAGTTGTAACAACTGCCTTGGGTGTAAAAAGAGAGAAAAAATCTTTAGGTTATTCTTCTCAATTAGTAACTGCTGAGCAGGTTAACAGCTCACCAACAAACAACTTCCTTAACAATTTATCTGGAAAAGTTGCTGGTTTAGAAATTAAAGCAAACTCTAACTTTGGAGGATCTACAAACATTGTACTGAGAGGTGTTAAAAGTATCACTGGTAACAACCAAGCATTAATTGTAATTGATGGGGTTGCAGTAAGTAATGCTAACTTAAATGACCAAGATTCACAAAACGGAAGACAAGGATTTGACTTTGGTAACGCCGCATCTGATATCGATCCTAACAACATTGAATCTATCAACGTATTGAAAGGTGCAGCTGCGACAGCACTTTATGGTAGCCAGGCTTCAAACGGAGCGATTATGATTACTACTAAAAAAGGGAAAAAGAATTCTGCTCTAGGAGTTTCTGTTAGCTCAACTGTATCTGTTGGTTCAATTGACAAAACTACTATGCCAACTTACCAAACTAAATATGGTGAAGGATATGGAGGAGAAGACAGTAGCTATCCTGCTGACGTTTTTGGTAATCCAAACGGACTTGTAGCTTCTACTGGAGATGATGCTTCTTACGGAAATAAATTTGACCCAAGTATCATGGTATACCAATGGAATGCATTCGTATTAGGAAATCCTAACTACGGAAAAGCCACTCCTTGGGTAGCAGCTAAAAACAATCCTACTTCATTTTTCCAAAAATCAACTACTTACACAAACAACGTAAATTTAAGTGGTGGTGATGAAAAAGGAGCTTACAATTTAGGTTTTACCAACAGTAACAACACTGGTGTATTACCAAACAGTTTACTAAACAAAAACAGTTTAAATGGTAACTTCTCAAGAGATTTATCAGACAAATTAACTTCGACTGCATTTTTTACTTTTACTAATCAAAATACTACAGGTAGAAATAATACAGGATATGGAGACAACTTTATTGGTGGTTTCAGACAATGGTGGGCAGTTAACAACGACATCAAAGAATTAGAACAAGAATACAACAGAACACACCAAAACGTTACTTGGAACATGACTGATCCAACAAATGGTAACTTAGCTCCTGCTTTCTGGAACAACCCATACTTTGACAGATATCAAAACTATGAGCAAGATTCAAGAACAAGATTCTTAGCTGGAACAAGTTTATCATACGACATCAACAAAGACTTTACAGTTTTAGGACGTGCAACTATTGATTACTCTAACGACCAACAAGAACTTAGAAAAGCAGTAGGAAGCCACGCTGAAACTTTTGGAATCAGTGGTGCAAATGATGGATCAGGTTATTCTCTTTACAAAAGAGACTTCATGCAACAAACTTATGACTTCATAGCGACTTACAATTTCCACATCACAGAAGACATTGGAGCAAAAGCTTTAGCAGGATACACTTTCCTAAGATCTGATGCTTACTCAATCCAAGCTTCTACAACTGGAGGATTAGCTAAAGAAGGCTTATACAGCTTAGACAACTCTAACGTATTTTTACCTGCAAAAGAATCTCAAATTACATATGAGAAATCAGGTTTATACGGACAATTATCTTTAGATTATAAAAAATTCCTTTTCGTAGAGGGATCATACAGATTAGATAAGAGTACAGCATTACCGCAAGAAAACAACAACTATAGCTATTACTCAATTGGATCAAGTTTAATCTTCTCTGAATTAGTTCAAGCTGATTGGTTATCTTTAGGAAAAGTTAGAATCAACTACGCTCAAGTAGGTAACGACCCTGCTGCTGGAAGATTAGGTGCTAAAACTAACAACTACGGATTAGAAGGAAATCCATTATTTGGAAACAGTAACACATACTTAGATTTTGCTAACCTAAAACCAGAAATCCAAAAAGCTTGGGAAGCAGGTCTAGAGATGGGAATGTTTAAAAATAGATTAAATTTTGATTTGTCTTTATACAAAACCAACACTGAAAATCAAATTTTCAATGTACCACAATCTACATCAACAGGTGTAAATTATGCTACTGTAAATGCGGGAGAAATTGAAAACAAAGGTATTGAGGTTGCATTATCTGGAAAACCAGTTAAAACTCAAAACTTCACATGGGACATTGGAGTAAACTGGTCAACTAACAAAAACACTGTAGTTTCATTAAACCAAGGAAGAGATAATTTATTACTTGCTACTTTCCAAGGTGGAGCTTCATTAAACGCAACAGTTGGTGAATCATACGGAACATTAAGAGGTACAGATTACACTTATGACGCAAATGGAAACAGAGTAATTGACGCTAATGGTTTCTATGTACTTAATAAAAACCAAGTTGTTGGTAACACTCAAGCAAAATGGATTGGCGGTATCTCAAACAGAGTAACTTACAAAAACCTTTCTTTCAACTTCTTAATTGACATGAAAAAAGGAGGAGATATCTTCTCTTTAGATCAAGCTTACGGAAGAGAAACTGGTATCTATGATTTAGGAGTAAATGATCTTGGAAACTCAGTTAGAAACCCATTAACAAGTGGTAATGATAGCGGAGGAGTAATCTTGCCTGGAGTTCACGCGGACGGAACAGCAAATACTACAAGAATTGACGCTTCAACATCTGGAGGAACTGCTTTCAGTTCTGACACAAACCCAACAAAAGCTTACGTATACGATGGTTCATTTGTTAAACTAAGAGAAGTTGGATTAACTTACAGCTTACCATCAAAAATTTTAGACAAAATGAACATTAAAGGTATGTCATTTAGTGTAATCGGAAACAATCTTTGGATCATTGACAAAAACCTTCCATACGCTGACCCTGAAGCAGGATCATCAGCAGGAAATATTCAAGGGTTCCAATCAGGAGTTATGCCAGCTACTAAAGTATACTCATTTAATGTAAAACTTAACTTCTAA
- the rpsG gene encoding 30S ribosomal protein S7, whose product MRKRAAKKRPLLPDPRFNDQLVTRFVNNLMWDGKKSTAFKVFYDAIDIIESKKQDSEKSSLEIWKDALTNVMPHVEVRSRRVGGATFQIPMQIRPDRKISMAMKWLILYSRRRNEKSMAQRLASECLAAAKEEGAAVKKRMDTHKMAEANKAFSHFRF is encoded by the coding sequence ATGAGAAAAAGAGCGGCAAAGAAAAGACCACTTTTACCAGATCCAAGGTTTAACGACCAATTGGTAACACGTTTTGTAAACAACTTAATGTGGGATGGTAAGAAATCTACAGCTTTCAAAGTATTTTATGATGCTATTGACATCATTGAGTCTAAAAAGCAAGATTCAGAAAAATCTTCATTAGAAATTTGGAAAGATGCTTTAACAAACGTTATGCCTCACGTAGAAGTACGTAGCCGTAGAGTTGGTGGAGCTACATTTCAAATCCCAATGCAAATTAGACCAGACAGAAAAATTTCTATGGCAATGAAGTGGTTAATACTTTATTCTAGAAGAAGAAATGAAAAATCTATGGCACAACGTTTAGCATCAGAATGTTTAGCTGCTGCTAAAGAAGAAGGTGCTGCGGTTAAGAAAAGAATGGATACTCACAAGATGGCAGAAGCTAATAAAGCTTTCTCTCACTTTAGATTTTAA
- the rpsJ gene encoding 30S ribosomal protein S10: MSQKIRIKLKSYDHMLVDKSAEKIVKTVKTTGAVVTGPIPLPTHKKLFTVLRSPHVNKKAREQFEVMSYKRLIDIYSSSSKTIDALMKLELPSGVEVEIKV, translated from the coding sequence ATGAGTCAAAAAATCAGAATAAAACTAAAATCTTACGATCACATGTTGGTAGATAAGTCTGCTGAAAAGATTGTAAAAACAGTAAAAACTACTGGAGCAGTTGTAACAGGTCCAATTCCGTTACCAACTCACAAAAAACTTTTCACTGTATTGCGTTCTCCGCACGTTAACAAAAAAGCGAGAGAACAATTTGAAGTAATGTCATACAAGAGATTGATTGATATTTATTCATCTTCATCTAAAACTATTGATGCTTTAATGAAACTTGAATTGCCAAGTGGGGTTGAAGTAGAGATTAAAGTATAA
- a CDS encoding SusD/RagB family nutrient-binding outer membrane lipoprotein, producing the protein MKKIFLSIVTLTFLTLTSCVSDNENFNDDIKKSYDVSAESLLSDAQKELTDQLTTPSVNNNPLRYYVQYWAATLYTAESRYNLTTRTIPDTHWTNLYQNVLGNLQTSEQVLLKQTKPGAVAEADWQKQQQNKVAILEILRVYTYQILVDTFGDVPYSESLQNPKIILPKYDNDSEIYPLLIARLDAAIAKLDTSAKSFDTGDLIYKGDVANWKLFANSVKLKLGTNLSDINPTLAKTTVESAYTAGLLVKNINNALLKYASFAPNYNPVFDNLVASQRNDNVPASPLVNKMNATSDPRRAIFFTPMADGTYKGGVPGGRNSLPYETTYSHVGDVIKKPDAPGVLLEAFEVNFYLAEAAARGYSVGGTPESYYKEAITLSCEYWGVSSTDIATYLANPEVAYATAATTPITGVPGTGTGTWQEKIGYQEWIALYNRSFQSWTAFRRLDFPVLISHPSSISAANKQVPVRWTYPTAEQTVNGTNWTAASAAIGGDKLTTKIFWDTKQPPL; encoded by the coding sequence ATGAAAAAGATATTTTTATCAATAGTAACACTAACATTTTTAACTCTGACGAGTTGTGTTAGTGACAACGAGAACTTTAACGATGACATCAAAAAATCATACGATGTATCTGCAGAGTCATTATTATCAGATGCACAAAAAGAACTAACAGATCAATTAACAACTCCAAGTGTTAACAACAATCCGTTACGTTATTATGTACAATATTGGGCCGCTACATTATATACTGCTGAGTCAAGATATAATTTAACAACAAGAACAATTCCTGATACGCACTGGACAAACTTGTATCAAAATGTTTTAGGCAACTTACAAACATCTGAACAGGTTTTATTAAAGCAAACTAAACCTGGTGCTGTAGCAGAAGCTGATTGGCAAAAACAACAGCAAAATAAAGTTGCGATTCTTGAAATCTTAAGAGTTTACACTTACCAAATTTTAGTTGATACTTTTGGAGATGTTCCTTATTCAGAATCATTACAAAATCCAAAAATCATTTTACCTAAATACGATAACGATAGTGAAATTTACCCACTATTAATCGCTCGTCTTGATGCTGCCATTGCTAAATTAGATACATCAGCAAAAAGCTTTGACACAGGTGATTTAATTTATAAAGGTGATGTTGCAAACTGGAAATTATTTGCAAACTCTGTTAAACTTAAATTAGGAACTAACCTTTCTGATATTAACCCAACATTAGCTAAAACTACAGTTGAGTCAGCATATACTGCTGGTTTATTAGTAAAAAACATCAACAATGCATTGTTAAAATATGCTTCTTTTGCACCAAACTACAATCCGGTTTTTGACAACCTTGTAGCTAGCCAAAGAAATGACAACGTTCCTGCTAGTCCTTTAGTAAACAAAATGAACGCAACATCAGATCCAAGAAGAGCTATTTTCTTTACGCCAATGGCAGACGGAACATACAAAGGAGGAGTTCCTGGTGGACGTAATTCACTTCCATACGAAACAACATATTCTCATGTTGGTGATGTTATCAAAAAACCAGATGCTCCTGGAGTTTTATTAGAAGCATTTGAAGTTAACTTTTATTTAGCTGAGGCTGCTGCAAGAGGATATTCTGTAGGTGGTACTCCAGAAAGCTACTACAAAGAAGCAATTACATTATCTTGTGAATATTGGGGAGTATCTTCAACTGACATTGCTACTTATTTAGCTAATCCAGAAGTTGCTTATGCAACTGCTGCTACAACTCCAATCACTGGTGTACCTGGAACTGGAACTGGAACATGGCAAGAAAAAATTGGATACCAAGAATGGATCGCTTTATACAACAGAAGTTTCCAATCATGGACAGCTTTCAGAAGATTAGATTTCCCTGTATTAATCTCTCACCCAAGTTCTATTTCGGCTGCAAACAAACAAGTACCGGTAAGATGGACATATCCTACTGCTGAACAAACTGTAAACGGCACAAACTGGACAGCTGCTTCTGCTGCAATTGGAGGAGATAAATTAACGACAAAAATTTTCTGGGACACAAAACAACCACCACTATAG
- the fusA gene encoding elongation factor G has product MARDLKYTRNIGIAAHIDAGKTTTTERILFYTGKSHKIGEVHDGAATMDWMAQEQERGITITSAATTCEWNFPTEQGKLLPESLPYHFNIIDTPGHVDFTVEVNRSLRVLDGLVFLFSAVDGVEPQSETNWRLADQYRVPRMGFVNKMDRQGSNFLAVCQQVRDMLKSNAVAITLPIGEENDFKGVVDLVKNQAIIWHDATQGATFDIVEIPADMVAEVKEYRSILIEAVADYDENLLEKFMEDENSITEEEINNALRAATMDMAIIPMIAGSSFKNKGVQFMLDAVCKYLPSPMDKEGIEGIHPDDAELLEEDQTKILRKPDVKEPFAALAFKIATDPFVGRLAFFRAYSGRLDAGSYVLNTRSGNKERISRIYQMHANKQNPIEFIEAGDIGAAVGFKDIKTGDTLCDEKHPIILESMKFPAPVIGIAIEPKTKADVDKMGMALAKLAEEDPTFTVRTDEASGQTIISGMGELHLDILVDRMKREFKVEVNQGEPQVEYKEAFTRTATHRETYKKQSGGRGKFGDIVFTLEPADEVDGKVPVGLQFINAVKGGNVPKEYIPSVEKGFREAMKTGPLAGYQVDSLKVTLTDGSFHPVDSDALSFELAARMGYREVAKAAGAIILEPIMKMEVITPEENMGDIVGDINRRRGQVNDMGDRNGAKTIKADVPLSEMFGYVTTLRTLSSGRATSTMEFSHYAETPSNISEAVIKKAKGNA; this is encoded by the coding sequence ATGGCTAGAGATTTAAAATATACAAGAAATATCGGAATTGCTGCTCACATTGATGCTGGTAAAACAACAACAACTGAGCGTATCCTTTTTTATACTGGAAAGTCACACAAAATTGGTGAAGTACACGATGGTGCTGCAACAATGGACTGGATGGCTCAAGAGCAAGAAAGAGGTATTACAATTACTTCAGCTGCAACAACTTGTGAGTGGAATTTTCCAACTGAGCAAGGTAAGCTTTTGCCTGAATCATTGCCATACCACTTTAATATCATTGATACTCCTGGACACGTTGACTTTACTGTAGAGGTAAACCGTTCTTTACGTGTACTTGATGGTTTAGTTTTCTTGTTTAGTGCTGTTGATGGTGTTGAGCCTCAATCAGAAACTAACTGGAGACTTGCAGATCAGTACAGAGTTCCACGTATGGGATTCGTAAACAAAATGGACCGTCAAGGATCTAACTTTTTGGCAGTTTGTCAACAAGTTCGTGATATGTTAAAATCAAATGCTGTTGCGATCACTTTGCCAATTGGTGAAGAAAATGATTTCAAAGGTGTTGTAGATTTAGTAAAAAACCAGGCTATCATTTGGCATGATGCAACTCAAGGGGCAACTTTTGATATTGTTGAAATTCCTGCTGATATGGTTGCAGAGGTTAAAGAATACAGATCTATTCTTATTGAAGCAGTTGCTGATTACGATGAAAACTTATTAGAGAAATTCATGGAAGATGAAAACTCTATTACAGAAGAAGAAATCAACAATGCTTTAAGAGCTGCTACTATGGATATGGCTATCATTCCAATGATTGCTGGTTCTTCTTTCAAAAACAAAGGAGTTCAATTCATGTTAGATGCGGTTTGTAAATATTTACCTTCTCCAATGGATAAGGAAGGTATCGAAGGAATTCATCCTGATGATGCTGAATTGTTAGAAGAAGATCAAACTAAAATCTTACGTAAGCCAGATGTAAAAGAGCCGTTCGCTGCTTTAGCATTTAAAATTGCTACTGACCCATTCGTAGGTCGTTTAGCTTTCTTCCGTGCTTACTCTGGTCGTTTAGATGCAGGTTCTTATGTTTTGAACACACGTTCAGGAAATAAAGAAAGAATTTCTCGTATCTACCAAATGCATGCTAACAAGCAAAATCCAATCGAATTTATTGAGGCTGGAGATATTGGGGCTGCTGTTGGATTTAAAGATATCAAAACTGGAGATACATTGTGTGATGAAAAACACCCAATTATTCTTGAGTCTATGAAATTCCCTGCACCGGTAATTGGTATTGCAATTGAACCTAAAACTAAAGCTGACGTTGATAAAATGGGTATGGCTCTAGCTAAATTAGCTGAGGAAGATCCAACATTTACTGTTAGAACAGATGAGGCTTCAGGGCAAACGATTATCTCAGGTATGGGTGAGCTTCACTTAGATATCTTAGTAGATCGTATGAAACGTGAATTTAAAGTTGAAGTGAACCAAGGTGAGCCTCAAGTTGAATATAAAGAAGCGTTTACAAGAACTGCTACGCACAGAGAGACTTATAAGAAACAATCAGGAGGTCGTGGTAAATTCGGTGATATCGTATTTACACTTGAGCCAGCTGACGAAGTTGATGGTAAAGTTCCTGTAGGATTACAGTTTATTAATGCAGTAAAAGGTGGTAACGTTCCTAAAGAATATATTCCATCTGTAGAAAAAGGTTTCCGTGAAGCTATGAAAACTGGTCCTTTGGCTGGTTATCAAGTGGATAGTTTGAAAGTAACTTTGACAGACGGATCTTTCCACCCTGTCGATTCTGATGCTCTTTCTTTTGAATTAGCTGCAAGAATGGGTTATAGAGAAGTAGCAAAAGCTGCTGGAGCAATTATTCTTGAGCCTATCATGAAAATGGAAGTTATTACTCCTGAAGAAAACATGGGGGATATCGTAGGTGATATCAACCGTCGTAGAGGTCAGGTTAATGATATGGGTGACAGAAACGGTGCTAAAACTATTAAAGCTGATGTGCCTTTATCAGAAATGTTTGGATATGTAACAACATTAAGAACATTATCTTCAGGTAGAGCTACTTCAACAATGGAGTTTTCTCACTATGCAGAAACACCTTCTAATATTTCAGAAGCTGTAATTAAAAAAGCAAAAGGTAACGCTTAA
- the rpsL gene encoding 30S ribosomal protein S12: protein MPTIQQLVRTGRTQITKKSKSVALDSCPQRRGVCTRVYTTTPKKPNSAMRKVARVRLTNGNEVNAYIPGEGHNLQEHSIVLVRGGRVKDLPGVRYHIVRGALDTSGVAGRTQRRSKYGAKRPKEAKK from the coding sequence ATGCCAACAATTCAACAATTAGTAAGAACAGGAAGAACTCAGATCACTAAGAAGAGTAAATCGGTTGCTTTAGATTCTTGTCCTCAAAGAAGAGGGGTTTGTACGCGTGTTTACACTACTACACCAAAAAAACCAAACTCTGCAATGCGTAAAGTTGCGCGTGTACGTTTGACAAATGGTAATGAAGTGAATGCTTACATCCCTGGAGAAGGACACAATCTACAAGAGCACTCGATAGTATTAGTGCGAGGTGGAAGGGTAAAAGATTTACCAGGTGTTAGATATCATATCGTTCGTGGAGCGCTTGACACGTCAGGAGTTGCAGGAAGAACGCAAAGAAGATCTAAGTACGGTGCTAAACGCCCAAAAGAAGCAAAAAAGTAA